From the genome of Amycolatopsis sp. NBC_01488, one region includes:
- a CDS encoding glucosaminidase domain-containing protein encodes MIHIGLAALLVFAPVIDQDSVRSAALDSGYQESYVGEAGPIARAIHTAYDIPASVTVAQSILESNWGRSKLSTAELNYFGFKCVTPTSPGPIALRCARYPTTECVPSPCHPVDAFFRSYASVSDSFRDYGRLLTTSPNYAAALPVRADPDAFVRAVARKYATDPEYANKVIRLMDLYDLRRFDA; translated from the coding sequence ATGATCCACATCGGACTGGCGGCGCTGCTCGTCTTTGCGCCGGTGATCGACCAGGACTCGGTCCGTTCGGCGGCTTTGGACTCGGGTTACCAGGAGTCGTACGTCGGCGAGGCGGGCCCGATCGCGAGGGCGATCCACACGGCGTACGACATCCCGGCGTCGGTGACGGTGGCGCAGTCGATCCTGGAGTCGAACTGGGGCCGCAGCAAGCTGTCGACGGCCGAGCTGAACTACTTCGGCTTCAAGTGCGTGACGCCGACGAGCCCGGGGCCGATCGCCCTGCGGTGCGCCCGGTACCCGACGACGGAGTGCGTTCCGTCGCCGTGTCACCCGGTGGATGCGTTTTTCCGCTCGTACGCGTCGGTTTCCGACTCGTTCCGCGATTACGGCCGCCTGTTGACGACTTCGCCGAACTACGCGGCGGCGCTGCCGGTGCGTGCTGATCCGGACGCGTTCGTCCGGGCGGTGGCGCGGAAGTACGCCACCGACCCGGAGTACGCGAACAAGGTGATCAGGTTGATGGACCTGTACGACCTGCGCCGCTTCGACGCTTAG
- a CDS encoding UDP-N-acetylglucosamine 2-epimerase, whose product MISFILGTTAELIKIAPVYHGIRERGMRPKIWFTAQHVDEVADVLADLRMPAPDVWLVPEEKAHNLESPAQVPGWAAQVMRTAWSRRHELRAALNEDGRPPLVLVHGDTFTTPYGSLIGKRILKSRVGHVEAGARSGSILSPLPEELNRKIAAKIVDIHFAPSAREVNNLRNARGVVVDTEANTAIDAMRLAINQPLDVPNLPEKFGLATLHRFELVSRPDKYREALEILREQSRKMPILYMAGAPEREKIRALGIGTIFDDQFIVQPKMRYLKFLPLVARAEYVVTDSGGLSAECYYLGLPCAVHRERTETPQHLGETVVLTEMRGDKLQNFLDTYQNRRGESWMDKYHPSEIIVDTLAQLGYC is encoded by the coding sequence GTGATTTCCTTCATTCTCGGCACCACCGCGGAACTGATCAAGATCGCGCCCGTCTACCACGGGATCCGCGAGCGCGGGATGCGGCCGAAGATCTGGTTCACCGCACAGCACGTCGACGAGGTCGCGGACGTCCTCGCCGACCTGCGGATGCCCGCGCCCGACGTCTGGCTGGTGCCGGAGGAGAAGGCGCACAACCTCGAGTCGCCGGCGCAGGTGCCGGGCTGGGCCGCGCAGGTCATGCGCACCGCCTGGAGCCGCCGTCACGAGCTGCGCGCCGCGCTGAACGAGGACGGCCGTCCCCCGCTGGTGCTGGTGCACGGCGATACGTTCACGACGCCGTACGGCTCGCTGATCGGCAAGCGGATCCTCAAGTCCCGCGTCGGGCACGTCGAGGCGGGCGCGCGTTCGGGCAGCATCCTGTCGCCGCTGCCCGAGGAGCTCAACCGCAAGATCGCGGCGAAGATCGTCGACATCCACTTCGCGCCGAGCGCGCGTGAGGTGAACAACCTCCGCAACGCCCGCGGCGTGGTCGTCGACACCGAGGCGAACACCGCGATCGACGCCATGCGCCTCGCCATCAACCAACCGCTGGACGTGCCGAACCTGCCGGAGAAGTTCGGCCTCGCCACGCTGCACCGCTTCGAACTGGTCTCGCGCCCGGACAAGTACCGCGAAGCGCTGGAGATCCTGCGCGAGCAGAGCCGCAAGATGCCGATCCTGTACATGGCCGGCGCGCCGGAGCGCGAGAAGATCCGCGCGCTGGGCATCGGCACCATCTTCGACGACCAGTTCATCGTCCAGCCGAAGATGCGCTACCTGAAGTTCCTGCCGCTGGTGGCGCGCGCCGAGTACGTCGTCACCGACTCGGGTGGTCTTTCGGCGGAGTGCTACTACCTCGGCCTGCCGTGCGCAGTGCACCGCGAGCGCACGGAGACGCCGCAGCACCTCGGCGAGACCGTCGTGCTGACGGAAATGCGCGGCGACAAGCTGCAGAACTTCCTCGACACGTACCAGAACCGGCGTGGTGAGTCCTGGATGGACAAGTACCACCCGTCCGAGATCATCGTCGACACGCTGGCGCAGCTCGGCTACTGCTGA
- a CDS encoding glycosyltransferase family 2 protein yields the protein MSANPLLPSLSVVIPVYNEQDWIERSVGALLASAAEASWPIEVVVVDDGSTDATPARLDELRERHGITVLSQANSGRFEARRAGIAKASGNQILLLDSRVVVDTGALTFLRDQLVDHPERTVWNGHVNVASEDNPYAGFLAGLVKIPWRRYCANPRLMSFGIEEFDLFPKGTGFFSAPRAVLESASDAFVSLFDDVRFASDDTGVLRWIAERHRIFLAPEFSATYHGRESFKKFAAQAYFRGTTFVDSYLGSPGPARTGLFAAFGVGVLGLGLALRKPKTAVVLAAAGSAAAGAAVTRFGATNAEAKAVAKLAPVFGASFGAGAVRGLVMALRARRRRGR from the coding sequence GTGAGTGCGAACCCGCTCCTCCCCTCGCTCAGCGTCGTGATCCCGGTCTACAACGAGCAGGACTGGATCGAACGCAGTGTCGGCGCGCTGCTCGCCTCCGCGGCGGAGGCCAGCTGGCCGATCGAGGTCGTCGTCGTCGACGACGGCAGCACGGACGCCACCCCCGCGCGGCTCGACGAGCTGCGCGAACGCCACGGCATCACCGTGCTCAGCCAGGCCAACTCCGGCCGCTTCGAGGCCCGGCGGGCGGGCATCGCCAAGGCCTCCGGGAACCAGATCCTGCTGCTCGACAGCCGGGTCGTGGTGGACACCGGCGCGCTCACCTTCCTGCGCGACCAGCTGGTCGACCACCCCGAGCGGACGGTCTGGAACGGGCACGTCAACGTCGCTTCCGAGGACAACCCGTACGCCGGTTTCCTGGCCGGGCTGGTGAAGATCCCGTGGCGCCGCTACTGCGCGAATCCGCGCCTGATGTCGTTCGGCATCGAGGAGTTCGACCTGTTCCCGAAGGGCACCGGATTCTTTTCCGCGCCCCGCGCGGTTCTCGAGTCGGCTTCGGACGCTTTCGTTTCCCTGTTCGACGACGTGCGCTTCGCCAGCGACGACACCGGCGTCCTGCGCTGGATCGCCGAACGCCACCGCATCTTCCTGGCCCCGGAGTTCTCCGCGACCTACCACGGGCGCGAGAGCTTCAAGAAGTTCGCCGCCCAGGCGTACTTCCGCGGGACGACCTTCGTGGACTCCTACCTCGGCTCGCCCGGTCCGGCCCGCACCGGCCTGTTCGCCGCGTTCGGCGTCGGCGTGCTGGGCCTCGGCCTGGCGCTGCGCAAGCCGAAGACGGCGGTGGTGCTCGCGGCTGCCGGATCCGCGGCGGCCGGTGCCGCCGTGACGCGCTTCGGCGCGACGAACGCGGAGGCCAAGGCCGTCGCGAAGCTCGCACCGGTGTTCGGCGCGAGCTTCGGCGCCGGTGCCGTCCGCGGTCTCGTCATGGCGCTGCGCGCTCGTCGGCGGCGGGGACGATGA